A genome region from Fibrobacter sp. UWR4 includes the following:
- a CDS encoding glutamate--tRNA ligase family protein encodes MDFSGKIRFAPSPTGYLHEGHLLSALYVWAAARKWNLHIHLRIEDHDRGRTREAYIQGIREDLAWMGFISHSESIQSERQDIYLSVMKKLAAAGLTYPCTCSRKQLEAENPRSETGEIIYQGKCSRQIPDAQAPHNTRFRITDKVIAWTDYRLGEFRENPIHQCGDFPLMDREGCYTYQLCVCTDDLEQGITHIVRGEDIINSTARQIALSEALCQVATGVGNIPKEYTRPLYLHHPLIVDPSGKKLSKRELAHSIRQDKEAGISPETLLGRVLFKAGFIPREVPTSLEDAIGRIVNTL; translated from the coding sequence ATGGATTTTTCTGGAAAAATACGTTTCGCCCCTAGCCCCACAGGGTACCTTCACGAAGGCCACCTGCTTTCGGCGCTCTATGTATGGGCTGCAGCCAGAAAATGGAACCTCCACATCCATCTGAGAATTGAAGATCATGATCGAGGTCGCACTCGAGAAGCCTATATCCAAGGCATCCGTGAAGATCTTGCCTGGATGGGATTCATTTCCCACAGCGAAAGCATCCAGAGCGAACGTCAAGACATTTACCTGTCTGTCATGAAGAAACTGGCCGCTGCAGGCCTTACCTACCCCTGCACCTGCAGTAGAAAGCAGCTTGAAGCGGAAAATCCTCGCAGCGAAACCGGAGAAATCATCTATCAAGGCAAATGCAGTAGGCAAATTCCTGATGCACAAGCCCCACACAATACCCGATTTAGAATTACAGACAAAGTAATTGCATGGACGGATTATAGACTTGGGGAATTTCGGGAAAATCCTATCCATCAATGCGGCGATTTCCCCCTAATGGATCGGGAGGGGTGCTACACCTACCAACTCTGCGTCTGTACAGACGATCTAGAACAGGGCATTACACACATTGTCCGCGGAGAAGACATCATCAATTCCACCGCCCGACAGATTGCCTTGAGCGAAGCCCTCTGCCAGGTGGCTACTGGCGTAGGCAATATCCCTAAGGAATATACCCGTCCCCTCTACCTACACCACCCCCTCATTGTAGACCCTTCCGGCAAGAAACTTTCCAAGCGGGAGTTAGCGCACAGCATCCGTCAGGACAAGGAAGCAGGAATTAGCCCAGAAACCCTGCTGGGCAGAGTGCTTTTCAAGGCAGGATTCATTCCTCGTGAGGTCCCAACCTCCCTGGAAGACGCTATTGGAAGGATTGTCAACACTTTGTAA
- a CDS encoding DUF4011 domain-containing protein — protein sequence MNFSSKGDFQSPLIMEAGDLFFEKWLQSKGPLPLDSFFPINANYTAQQKLTQIDVFSTVLREKMEDFGETDLYLVLGFLKWDGNALAPSLLVPVEVDVAKKTLTLSNKAPIENVVLRERLKDVLPNALPKVDDAIINGQFSILLYFSLFEKAVATARNWKFTRHGICLSFFNTGDLHMRQWFDEVPQDKKLDSNPNLNALFTQNGFELQESLFEDGDINQMFSPADYHFPYVMDSHTSKVTLDALNEECKAYAISTLPGTSKMKVATNIVAENVSKGKKVLVVNRRAVTASTFKNTWKPPFRTFPDSDRAKLQQDLKTFRQELVEYYETVNKPIQPSGIMLGDLLTEFGKAKISKQKIPESVFQGINQLDYPTYQNLKSDLLNLVDLYFEKKGFEARRAFQDVHVPSLNDNQKLSLANELTEAAEKVAELDTIITLMETAGLFPTGIFLSSLADLLKLIQDHFDQDTPSFEDWVLRSSNWDSYKDTLMALPEAGDKWVRYRRQTSEIYTDNAVDENILSAREDFAESQNTTLKGLSDRYRTSRRTLMKVIRDPKSVDSDLKLLDLIDTLLDLQENKRAYKETSVLGNHLLGKDWLYERSDWVELNRKIRYIYDFKEKNKNNPKMDLLLQILEQWHLFKDLQPKIARFYQAVLELQKSIKQISKDMGLESSLESLSIEKWLDTIKSWSENWENLDIHLELSALIAKLGSYNCPGLVKFVEDTNNVSKEVAQAVIHYWTGYQIQLATKSCPDLFSLNPKARAKKTKSYQALLDSFSNANFREFQTTVENDSSLLTVVHLNDTYQLGHKHFDLAIILDADSISAVEALPTLIAADRVVLMGDPQNPALEHLPFDAYQETASNHTAMFHESILASALRRGIPTRELWFSSNYANSALVDFANRKIYNRGIKQLPLPNREEFKGIRFKAVQNKVLAVAQAAVRHAERNPGKTLGIVAFHQSTCHEIESAIKAMLMADSPAARFFSQQNLDIRYYVKTPERAVDRYRDVVLVCAESEGATGIAGDHKVAVCTSLAKTEQYVFISESDLAKKASAKHSNLFWEWINYLQQKEFCSEIHYTPASSVIRPQVMSALQEENILVEEYFNPAGIAVGPVIVDANNSKRFLALVEDDCTTERFRSSIEDRDYIRPTLLKQQGWKILNLWLPFWYMVRQDEIGHLVATIAIEQSVAPPPPDPQEEAQEEELFSEATSGSNVVPYQVQHPKIEGTPHDKPIAELPAAALITQLKFYVDHEAPIHQDVLKNRVLELHHVDRAGPMIQQALTEAINQGLQKKRFVKTGLFFYSLNPTEYVPRDRSGRPDSERKLAYVGPEERALMPDSMDEHALKQALGLLE from the coding sequence TTGAATTTTTCTTCAAAGGGTGATTTTCAGTCTCCGCTCATTATGGAAGCGGGCGACCTTTTCTTTGAAAAATGGTTGCAGTCTAAGGGACCTCTCCCTCTGGATTCCTTCTTCCCGATTAACGCCAATTACACGGCCCAGCAGAAGCTTACCCAGATTGACGTTTTCTCCACCGTACTTCGTGAAAAGATGGAAGATTTCGGGGAAACCGATTTATACCTGGTATTGGGCTTTTTAAAGTGGGATGGAAACGCCCTTGCCCCCAGTCTTCTCGTTCCCGTAGAGGTGGACGTAGCCAAGAAGACCCTGACCCTCTCCAACAAGGCACCTATCGAGAACGTAGTGCTGAGAGAGCGCCTAAAGGATGTCCTCCCCAACGCCCTCCCCAAGGTAGACGACGCCATCATCAATGGCCAGTTCAGCATTCTGCTGTACTTCTCCCTGTTCGAAAAGGCCGTTGCCACAGCCCGCAACTGGAAATTCACACGCCATGGAATCTGCCTAAGCTTCTTCAATACTGGCGACCTTCATATGCGCCAGTGGTTTGACGAAGTTCCCCAGGACAAGAAACTGGATTCAAACCCCAACCTGAACGCCCTCTTTACCCAGAACGGTTTTGAACTTCAGGAATCCCTTTTTGAGGACGGGGACATCAACCAGATGTTCTCCCCTGCGGACTACCATTTCCCCTACGTGATGGACTCCCACACCAGCAAGGTGACCCTGGACGCCCTGAACGAGGAATGCAAGGCCTACGCCATCAGTACCCTCCCTGGAACAAGCAAGATGAAAGTCGCCACAAACATCGTGGCAGAAAATGTATCCAAGGGAAAGAAGGTCCTTGTTGTAAACCGCAGGGCCGTAACCGCCAGTACTTTTAAAAACACCTGGAAGCCTCCCTTCAGAACCTTCCCCGATTCTGACCGTGCAAAGCTCCAGCAGGATTTGAAGACCTTCCGCCAGGAACTGGTGGAGTACTACGAAACCGTCAACAAGCCCATCCAGCCCTCTGGCATCATGCTGGGCGATCTTCTGACGGAATTCGGCAAGGCAAAGATATCCAAGCAGAAGATTCCCGAATCCGTATTCCAGGGAATCAACCAGCTGGACTACCCCACCTACCAGAATCTTAAATCCGATCTCCTGAATTTGGTGGACCTTTATTTTGAAAAGAAAGGTTTTGAGGCTCGTCGCGCATTCCAGGACGTACATGTTCCTAGCCTGAACGACAACCAGAAATTATCCCTGGCCAATGAATTAACAGAGGCAGCGGAAAAGGTTGCCGAACTGGACACCATCATCACCTTGATGGAAACAGCCGGTCTCTTCCCTACTGGAATTTTCCTTTCAAGCCTAGCCGACCTGCTGAAACTCATTCAGGATCATTTCGACCAGGACACACCATCCTTTGAAGATTGGGTACTCCGATCCAGCAACTGGGACTCCTACAAGGATACCCTGATGGCCCTGCCCGAGGCCGGTGACAAGTGGGTCCGCTACCGTAGGCAGACATCAGAAATTTACACGGACAATGCAGTGGACGAAAACATCCTGTCCGCCCGTGAAGATTTTGCAGAAAGCCAGAACACCACCCTTAAGGGCCTATCCGACAGATACAGGACTTCCCGTCGTACGCTCATGAAGGTAATCCGCGATCCTAAGTCCGTGGATTCCGACCTCAAGCTCCTGGATTTGATCGACACACTTCTGGATCTCCAGGAAAACAAGCGAGCCTACAAGGAAACATCCGTCCTTGGAAACCACCTGCTGGGCAAGGACTGGCTGTACGAACGTTCCGACTGGGTCGAGCTGAATCGAAAGATTCGCTACATCTACGACTTCAAGGAAAAGAACAAGAATAACCCCAAGATGGATTTGCTCCTGCAGATCCTGGAGCAGTGGCATCTCTTCAAGGACCTGCAGCCTAAAATCGCAAGATTCTATCAGGCCGTTCTTGAGTTGCAAAAATCCATCAAGCAAATTTCCAAGGACATGGGGCTTGAGTCCTCCTTGGAAAGTCTGAGCATCGAAAAATGGCTGGATACGATTAAGTCCTGGAGTGAAAACTGGGAAAATCTGGACATTCACCTGGAGCTCTCCGCCCTTATTGCAAAACTCGGAAGCTACAACTGTCCGGGTCTCGTGAAATTTGTAGAGGACACCAACAACGTCAGCAAGGAAGTGGCGCAGGCTGTTATCCATTACTGGACCGGCTACCAGATCCAGCTGGCAACCAAGTCCTGTCCGGACCTATTCTCCCTGAATCCCAAGGCTCGCGCCAAGAAGACCAAGAGCTATCAGGCATTGCTAGACTCTTTTAGTAACGCCAACTTCAGGGAATTCCAGACCACCGTGGAAAACGATAGCAGCCTTCTGACGGTCGTCCACCTGAACGACACTTATCAGTTGGGACACAAGCATTTCGATTTGGCAATCATCCTGGATGCAGACAGCATTTCCGCAGTGGAAGCGCTGCCTACCCTGATTGCAGCCGATCGCGTCGTCCTTATGGGCGATCCCCAGAATCCGGCCCTGGAACATCTCCCCTTCGATGCCTACCAGGAAACGGCATCCAACCATACGGCCATGTTCCACGAAAGCATTCTCGCTTCCGCCCTCCGCCGTGGCATTCCCACCCGCGAGCTGTGGTTCTCCAGCAACTACGCCAATTCCGCATTGGTAGATTTCGCCAACAGGAAAATTTACAACAGGGGAATCAAGCAATTGCCTCTTCCCAACAGGGAAGAATTCAAGGGCATCCGTTTCAAGGCCGTGCAGAACAAAGTACTGGCAGTTGCCCAGGCGGCAGTCCGACATGCGGAACGAAATCCAGGAAAGACCCTGGGTATTGTCGCATTCCATCAGTCTACCTGCCACGAAATTGAATCCGCCATAAAGGCTATGCTTATGGCAGATTCTCCTGCAGCAAGATTTTTCTCCCAGCAAAATCTGGACATTCGTTACTACGTAAAGACTCCGGAACGTGCGGTAGACCGTTATCGCGACGTCGTTCTGGTCTGCGCGGAATCTGAAGGCGCTACAGGCATCGCAGGCGACCACAAGGTCGCTGTCTGCACATCCCTGGCAAAGACGGAACAATACGTATTCATTTCCGAATCAGACCTAGCCAAGAAGGCAAGTGCAAAGCACAGCAATCTGTTCTGGGAATGGATCAACTACCTGCAACAGAAGGAATTCTGCAGCGAGATTCATTATACTCCGGCAAGTTCCGTCATTCGTCCCCAAGTGATGTCCGCCCTGCAGGAAGAAAACATTCTGGTGGAAGAATACTTCAACCCCGCAGGCATTGCAGTTGGCCCCGTCATCGTGGACGCCAACAACAGCAAGCGATTCCTTGCCCTCGTTGAAGACGACTGCACTACAGAACGCTTCAGAAGTTCTATCGAGGATCGGGATTATATCAGGCCCACCCTTCTAAAGCAACAAGGCTGGAAGATTCTAAATCTTTGGCTCCCCTTCTGGTACATGGTTCGCCAGGACGAAATCGGCCACTTGGTAGCCACCATCGCTATTGAACAGAGCGTAGCACCTCCGCCTCCGGATCCTCAGGAAGAGGCTCAGGAGGAAGAACTCTTTAGCGAAGCTACCTCCGGCAGTAATGTTGTCCCCTACCAGGTGCAGCATCCTAAGATTGAAGGAACACCCCACGACAAACCCATTGCGGAATTGCCGGCAGCAGCCCTCATCACCCAGTTGAAATTCTACGTGGATCATGAAGCCCCCATCCATCAGGATGTGCTGAAGAACCGTGTGCTAGAACTTCATCATGTGGACCGTGCAGGTCCCATGATTCAGCAGGCTCTTACGGAAGCTATCAACCAGGGTCTCCAGAAGAAGCGATTCGTCAAGACAGGTCTCTTCTTCTATTCCTTGAATCCGACCGAATATGTTCCTCGCGATCGTTCCGGACGTCCTGATTCCGAAAGGAAACTGGCTTACGTCGGTCCCGAAGAAAGAGCCCTAATGCCAGACTCCATGGACGAGCACGCATTGAAGCAGGCCCTTGGCCTACTGGAATAA
- a CDS encoding pitrilysin family protein codes for MRNLRFLSCLAACGSFLMSCSSAPAPVADSPRSSEVVETPVAAPAETPVAAIPASYKDVQFPEFVYVAPHPKDYRVEVAPGITGYIASDRSLPLVNFSVYFDESTQASQLKDEAPRSMVSSMLRRGAGGGVSPHDLDDSLEFISAGISTSAGTFSSMFDINCLSKDFANLLELSKKVLTAPAFDKEQLEIVKAGFVTSYDRRFDTPAKILSSLKAKVNYAPNPRLWDANADEYKAVTAEDVKRLAAGTYSSKRIVFALSGDVDRDSSIAMLKDFFASWKVEPVAEKPAPKPLSFLRRPGIYVVDKDITQANISMNQPFVKRPHPDYYPAAVASFILGGGSFTSRLMNRVRSDEGLAYSIYSSVGNDYRDTSMVTIALQTKVESVDFALKLIYEEVEKLAKEGPSAEELAQAKKSLIESLPSLFDSPASTAVIFANGELIGKSQDHYLEYVKEINTVTPDQVKAMITKYFDKDKMTISIVAPVSKLEALKPFTVIPMDSLEFRN; via the coding sequence ATGCGTAATCTACGATTTCTATCCTGTCTGGCGGCATGTGGATCTTTCCTCATGTCCTGTTCTTCTGCACCTGCCCCTGTGGCAGATTCTCCTAGGTCGTCTGAAGTTGTCGAAACTCCGGTGGCGGCTCCTGCAGAAACGCCTGTAGCGGCAATTCCTGCCAGTTACAAGGATGTCCAGTTTCCTGAATTCGTATATGTTGCTCCCCATCCTAAGGACTATCGTGTAGAAGTTGCTCCTGGTATTACCGGCTATATTGCAAGCGATCGTTCCTTGCCTCTGGTGAACTTTTCCGTGTATTTCGATGAAAGTACCCAGGCTTCCCAGCTGAAGGATGAAGCTCCGCGCTCCATGGTTAGTTCTATGTTGCGTCGCGGTGCTGGCGGTGGAGTTTCTCCCCATGATTTGGATGATTCTCTGGAATTTATAAGCGCTGGTATTAGCACTTCCGCAGGGACCTTTTCCTCCATGTTCGATATTAACTGCCTTTCCAAGGATTTTGCGAACTTGCTGGAATTGTCCAAAAAGGTCTTGACGGCTCCGGCCTTTGACAAGGAACAGCTGGAAATCGTAAAGGCCGGATTTGTAACCAGCTATGATCGCCGCTTTGATACGCCTGCGAAGATCCTTTCCTCCTTGAAGGCGAAGGTGAACTATGCCCCTAATCCAAGATTGTGGGATGCTAACGCTGACGAATATAAGGCTGTAACAGCCGAAGATGTGAAGCGCCTTGCTGCAGGAACATATTCATCCAAGCGTATTGTGTTCGCTCTTTCTGGTGATGTGGATCGTGATTCCTCCATCGCGATGCTGAAGGATTTCTTCGCTAGCTGGAAAGTAGAACCTGTTGCAGAGAAACCCGCTCCTAAGCCTTTAAGTTTCCTGAGAAGGCCGGGTATTTATGTGGTAGATAAGGATATTACCCAGGCGAACATCTCCATGAACCAACCTTTCGTGAAACGCCCCCATCCGGATTACTATCCTGCTGCAGTGGCCAGTTTCATCCTGGGTGGAGGTAGCTTTACCAGCCGCCTTATGAACCGTGTCCGTAGTGACGAGGGCCTGGCCTATAGCATCTATAGTTCTGTGGGTAACGATTATCGTGATACGTCCATGGTGACCATCGCGTTACAGACCAAGGTTGAATCCGTGGATTTCGCCCTGAAATTAATTTACGAAGAGGTGGAAAAGCTTGCAAAGGAAGGTCCGTCTGCCGAAGAATTGGCTCAGGCAAAGAAGTCCCTGATTGAGAGCTTGCCGAGTCTTTTTGACAGCCCTGCTTCTACTGCGGTGATCTTCGCCAATGGTGAACTCATTGGAAAATCTCAGGACCATTATTTGGAATACGTAAAGGAAATCAACACTGTTACTCCGGATCAGGTGAAGGCTATGATTACCAAGTATTTTGACAAGGACAAGATGACCATTTCTATCGTGGCTCCTGTATCCAAACTTGAAGCCTTGAAACCTTTCACGGTGATTCCTATGGATAGCCTTGAATTCAGAAATTAG
- a CDS encoding SPOR domain-containing protein, translating to MFKFIAAFLVSMSVAWAAGPTDMDSLFQGREYKPELNASLRDTTTTSQNIAGKTKKDSKSDGLYMLQFEAVADFDAAQRRKAQLVASTGYTISVVFESPFYKLRGGGWSSKKAAEDKARELSAYNINAFVVKIR from the coding sequence ATGTTTAAGTTTATTGCCGCTTTTTTAGTGTCCATGTCCGTTGCGTGGGCTGCTGGTCCCACCGATATGGATTCTCTGTTTCAGGGCAGGGAATACAAGCCTGAACTGAATGCTTCTCTGAGGGATACTACTACTACCAGCCAGAACATTGCCGGCAAGACCAAGAAGGACTCTAAGTCCGATGGCCTTTATATGCTTCAGTTCGAAGCTGTGGCGGATTTTGATGCGGCTCAGCGTCGTAAGGCTCAGCTTGTCGCAAGCACCGGCTATACCATTTCTGTGGTGTTTGAATCTCCCTTCTACAAGCTTCGTGGAGGTGGATGGTCCTCCAAGAAGGCCGCAGAAGACAAGGCTCGCGAACTGTCTGCCTATAACATCAACGCCTTTGTGGTGAAGATTCGCTAA